In Eriocheir sinensis breed Jianghai 21 unplaced genomic scaffold, ASM2467909v1 Scaffold1019, whole genome shotgun sequence, a single genomic region encodes these proteins:
- the LOC126988961 gene encoding uncharacterized protein LOC126988961 — protein sequence MHPDLEPRSVQQLKRSFNRIKLNVKKEERAYKLKVKRTGGAPPPSPPKFTEEHETVASMISGELNMGEDVFDTLAIQDGHPVDEAGTPIMDVTFTVSGKLPPTEVPSATSAAECAEAPAPPSASTSFQPEASSSASTAPSLTTFTCNVASSSAAPRQRRKFDAEYQACRKQQDEYHQLLLQQTREEHDQQMKLYQFHREVLQRQLDVFTETWHHIREAADTCKAKFLDSLGNAGE from the exons ATGCACCCTGATCTGGAGCCGCGATCAGTTCAACAATTGAAAAGAAGTTTCAACCGCATCAAATTGAA tgtgaaaaaggaagagagagcctaCAAGCTGAAGGTGAAGAGGACTGGTGGtgcccctcctccatcacctcccaagtttacagaagaacatgagactgttgcctccatgatctctggagaactcaacatgggcgaggatgtctttgacactcttgccattcaagatgggcatccagtggatgaggcaggcactcccatcatggatgttactttca CTGTGAGTGGAAAACTGCCACCGACAGAGGTCCCCTCTGCTACTTCTGCCGCTGAATGTGCTGAAGCACCTGCACCTCCTAGTGCTTCTACATCTTTCCAGCCAGAAGCTTCATCCTCTGCATCCACTGCACCATCACTAACTACATTTACATGTAATGTGGCCTCATCTTCTGCTGCCCCACGGCAGAGGAGGAAATTTGATGCAGAGTACCAGGCCTGTCGGAAGCAGCAGGATGAGTATCACCAACTCCTTCTTCAACAGACCAGAGAGGAGCACGACCAACAGATGAAACTGTACCAGTTTCACAGGGAGGTGTTGCAGCGGCAGCTAGATGTCTTCACGGAGACTTGGCATCATATCCGTGAGGCAGCAGACACCTGCAAAGCCAAATTTTTGGACAGTTTGGGGAATGCCGGagagtaa